One Rosa chinensis cultivar Old Blush chromosome 5, RchiOBHm-V2, whole genome shotgun sequence genomic region harbors:
- the LOC112165791 gene encoding 18.2 kDa class I heat shock protein has product MSIIPINERRSSDVDPWALDLWDPFLDFPLFPSSLSNVFHELNPGFPSVNSRLDWSETRNVHVLKAALPAFANEDVLVELQDDRVLQISTDSGSFMTKIKLPENAKIEELKAFMSNGVVTVTVPKGEADRPNVRAIEISGED; this is encoded by the coding sequence ATGTCAATCATCCCAATCAACGAGCGACGAAGCAGTGACGTCGATCCCTGGGCTCTCGACCTCTGGGACCCATTCCTGGATTTCCCATTATTCCCTTCTTCACTCTCCAACGTTTTCCATGAGCTCAATCCGGGTTTTCCCTCGGTGAATTCCCGGCTCGATTGGAGCGAGACCCGCAACGTCCACGTTCTTAAGGCAGCTCTTCCTGCGTTTGCCAACGAAGACGTGCTTGTTGAGCTTCAAGACGACCGAGTGCTTCAGATTAGCACAGACAGCGGTAGCTTCATGACCAAGATTAAGCTCCCGGAGAACGCCAAGATTGAGGAGCTCAAGGCCTTTATGAGCAATGGGGTTGTTACTGTCACTGTTCCTAAGGGGGAGGCTGACAGGCCCAATGTCAGAGCCATTGAAATTTCTGGGGAAGATTAA
- the LOC112167273 gene encoding UDP-glucose iridoid glucosyltransferase-like, with protein sequence MEYQQERCRRVVLVPLPFQGHITPMLHLGTILHSKGFRITIAHTQLNFPNPLNYPHFDFLELSNGICEQNISAHNFIAVISGFNTNCKGHLRESLARIMEKEDQHNKIACIIYDEYMYFAEEVANYLRIPSIILCTSSAAKTLSYLAIPRLQNDGYIPLQDSMMLELVSGLEPLRFKDLTFTYFRNLLQLIAKALDRRSSSAIIWNTMDCLEQSTLTKIQHEYQLPLFPIGPLNKTVPAISISLLKEDQSCIPWLDKQSHNSVIYISLGSVASMDNKDLVEMAWGLSNSEQPFLWVVRTDSTALPEGFHQAVGDRGCIVKWAPQKEVLAHTAVGGFWSHCGWNSTIESISEGVPLICQPYFGDQRVNARYLTQVWGVGLEWENDMNRGEIEGAIRRLMVGKEGGLIRERAKELREKIESSMKQGGSSYNSLNDLVDLILSF encoded by the exons ATGGAATATCAACAAGAGAGATGCCGCAGAGTGGTGCTGGTTCCTCTGCCTTTTCAAGGCCACATAACCCCAATGCTTCATCTGGGCACTATCCTTCATTCCAAAGGCTTTCGCATCACAATCGCTCATACCCAGTTAAACTTTCCCAACCCGCTGAACTACCCTCATTTCGACTTTTTAGAGTTGTCCAATGGCATATGTGAGCAAAATATATCTGCCCACAACTTTATAGCCGTGATATCAGGTTTCAACACCAACTGCAAAGGACATCTCCGGGAATCGTTGGCTAGGATAATGGAGAAAGAGGACCAACACAATAAGATTGCTTGCATCATCTATGATGAATATATGTACTTTGCAGAAGAGGTGGCCAATTATCTAAGGATTCCTAGTATCATATTATGTACTAGCAGTGCAGCAAAGACGCTAAGTTACCTCGCAATTCCTAGGCTCCAAAACGATGGTTACATTCCCCTTCAAG ATTCTATGATGTTGGAACTAGTATCAGGACTTGAACCACTCAGATTTAAGGACCTAACCTTCACATATTTCAGAAATTTGCTACAACTGATAGCAAAAGCCCTTGATCGAAGGTCATCTTCAGCCATCATCTGGAACACCATGGATTGTCTCGAGCAATCAACATTGACAAAGATCCAGCACGAATACCAACTTCCGTTGTTCCCTATCGGCCCTCTCAACAAAACTGTTCCGGCCATATCCATCAGCTTGTTGAAAGAGGACCAGAGTTGCATTCCATGGCTTGACAAACAATCACACAACTCTGTCATCTATATAAGCCTCGGAAGCGTAGCTTCCATGGACAATAAAGACCTAGTTGAAATGGCATGGGGTCTCTCCAACAGTGAGCAGCCTTTCTTGTGGGTGGTCCGAACGGACTCCACAGCACTGCCAGAAGGTTTCCACCAAGCTGTTGGAGACAGGGGTTGCATAGTAAAATGGGCACCCCAAAAGGAAGTCTTGGCACACACTGCAGTTGGAGGGTTTTGGAGTCACTGTGGTTGGAATTCAACCATTGAGAGTATCTCTGAAGGAGTTCCGTTGATATGCCAACCTTATTTTGGGGACCAGCGAGTGAATGCAAGGTACTTGACCCAAGTTTGGGGAGTAGGGTTAGAATGGGAGAATGACATGAACAGAGGAGAAATAGAGGGGGCTATAAGAAGGCTTATGGTGGGTAAAGAAGGAGGGCTGATAAGGGAAAGAGCAAAAGAATTGAGGGAGAAAATTGAATCCAGTATGAAGCAGGGTGGTTCTTCCTACAATTCCTTGAATGATTTGGTGGACCTTATTTTATCATTCTAA
- the LOC112168172 gene encoding uncharacterized protein LOC112168172, which translates to MWRRITKKIMGLFTAVANVVKVVGTFVQCRDTLRKKHGVLVLEAFNTGEFLRGQGLNEESSNFETLSSLRTVFSSVIDVLEMIAEVGSDSEQKYKAEILLDSLQSFNFIFCLHMMVMILGITDDFSQAFQRKDQDILNILNLVQICKKQLKMMRESCWDSLLDQVSSFCDKHHIEVLKMDGMFLTQGRPRHKAQVITNKHHYCVELFYNVIDLQLQELNNQFTEMNTELLLCVACLDPSDSFSAFDKLKLIQLARYYPNDFSTTDFMILEDQLEKYILDMRSSIGFSTLKGISDLAEKLVETGKYQVYPLVYLLLTLSLILPVATPRVERLFSAVNLLKNQLHNQMEDQWMRDSLIGYVEKDILDSIDKKVVLQRLQHIKNFPWK; encoded by the coding sequence ATGTGGCGAAGAATCACAAAGAAAATCATGGGTCTCTTTACTGCAGTTGCTAATGTAGTGAAGGTGGTTGGAACCTTTGTTCAATGTCGTGATACACTTCGGAAGAAACACGGTGTGTTAGTTCTTGAAGCATTTAATACTGGTGAGTTTTTAAGAGGACAAGGTCTAAATGAGGAAAGCTCAAATTTTGAGACTTTATCAAGCTTGCGTACTGTGTTCTCATCCGTGATAGATGTGCTTGAGATGATAGCAGAGGTTGGATCAGATTCTGAGCAGAAGTATAAAGCAGAAATTCTATTGGATTCCCTCCAatctttcaattttattttttgcttacATATGATGGTAATGATTTTGGGAATCACAGATGATTTTTCACAAGCATTTCAAAGAAAAGATCAAGATATTCTAAACATCCTGAACTTGGTACAAATATGCAAAAAGCAACTGAAGATGATGAGGGAGAGTTGTTGGGATTCTTTACTTGATCAAGTTTCTAGTTTCTGTGACAAACATCATATTGAAGTTCTTAAGATGGATGGTATGTTTCTAACTCAAGGGCGGCCAAGGCATAAAGCTCAAGTGATCACAAACAAGCATCATTATTGTGTTGAGTTGTTCTACAATGTTATAGATCTGCAACTTCAGGAGTTAAACAATCAATTCACTGAGATGAATACTGAGTTGCTTCTTTGTGTGGCATGTTTAGATCCAAGTGATTCATTCTCTGCTTTTGACAAACTAAAGTTGATTCAACTTGCTCGATATTATCCAAATGACTTTTCCACAACTGACTTTATGATACTTGAAGACCAGCTTGAGAAATACATTTTGGACATGCGTTCCAGCATTGGATTTTCAACCTTGAAAGGAATTTCTGATCTTGCTGAAAAATTGGTTGAGACAGGAAAATATCAGGTTTACCCATTAGTTTACTTGCTGTTGACATTGTCTCTAATTTTACCAGTTGCAACTCCCAGGGTAGAAAGACTGTTTTCTGCTGTGAATTTGTTGAAGAATCAGTTACACAATCAAATGGAAGATCAATGGATGAGGGATAGCTTGATTGGATACGTTGAGAAGGACATTCTTGATAGTATTGATAAGAAGGTCGTACTGCAGCGACTTCAACATATCAAAAACTTTCCATGGAAATGA
- the LOC112166841 gene encoding UDP-glucose iridoid glucosyltransferase: MEYRQERCRRVVLVPLPFQGHITPMLYLGTILHSKGFHITIAHTQFNFPNPLNYPHFDFLKLYDGICEQNISAHNFIAVISGFNTNCKGHLRDSLARIMEKVDQHNKIACIIYDEYMHFAEEVANYLRIPSIILSTSSAAKTLSYLAYPRLQNDGYIPCQDSMMLELVPGLEPLRFKDLTITYFRNWDDLLQHIAKALDRRSSSAMIWNSMDCLEQSTLKKIQQEYQLPLFPIGPLNKTVPAISISLLKEDQSCIPWLDKQSHNSVIYISLGSCASMDNKDLVEMAWGLSNSEQPFLWVVRMDSTELPEGFQEAVGDRGCIVKWAPQKQVLVHTAVGGFWSHCGWNSTIESISEGVPLICQPYYGDQRVNARYLTQVWGVGLEWESDMNRGEIEGAIRRLMVGKEGELIRQRAKDLKEKIESSMKQGGSSYNSMNDLVDLILSF, encoded by the exons ATGGAATATCGACAAGAGAGATGCCGCAGAGTGGTGCTGGTTCCTCTGCCATTTCAAGGCCACATAACCCCAATGCTTTATCTGGGCACTATCCTTCATTCCAAAGGCTTTCACATCACAATCGCTCATACCCAGTTCAACTTTCCCAACCCGCTGAACTACCCTCATTTCGACTTCTTAAAGTTGTACGATGGCATATGTGAGCAAAATATATCAGCCCACAACTTTATAGCCGTGATATCAGGTTTCAACACCAACTGCAAAGGCCATCTCCGGGATTCGTTGGCTAGGATAATGGAGAAAGTGGATCAACACAATAAGATTGCTTGCATCATCTATGATGAATATATGCACTTTGCAGAAGAGGTGGCCAATTATCTAAGGATTCCTAGTATCATATTGTCTACTAGCAGTGCAGCAAAGACGCTAAGTTACCTTGCATATCCTAGGCTCCAAAACGATGGTTACATTCCCTGTCAAG ATTCTATGATGTTGGAACTAGTACCAGGACTTGAACCACTTAGATTTAAAGACCTAACCATCACATATTTCAGAAATTGGGATGACTTGCTACAACATATAGCGAAAGCCCTTGATCGAAGGTCATCTTCAGCCATGATCTGGAACTCCATGGATTGCCTTGAGCAATCAACATTGAAAAAGATCCAGCAGGAATACCAACTTCCGTTGTTCCCCATTGGCCCTCTCAACAAAACTGTTCCGGCCATATCCATCAGCTTATTGAAAGAGGACCAGAGTTGCATTCCATGGCTTGACAAACAATCACACAACTCTGTCATCTACATAAGCCTTGGAAGCTGCGCTTCCATGGACAATAAAGACCTAGTTGAAATGGCATGGGGTCTCTCCAACAGCGAGCAGCCTTTCTTGTGGGTGGTCCGAATGGACTCCACAGAACTGCCAGAAGGTTTCCAAGAAGCTGTTGGAGACAGGGGTTGCATAGTAAAATGGGCACCCCAAAAGCAAGTCTTGGTACACACTGCAGTTGGAGGGTTTTGGAGTCACTGTGGTTGGAATTCAACTATTGAGAGTATCTCTGAAGGAGTTCCGTTAATATGCCAACCATATTATGGGGACCAGCGAGTGAATGCAAGGTACTTGACCCAAGTTTGGGGAGTAGGGTTAGAGTGGGAGAGTGACATGAACAGAGGAGAAATAGAGGGGGCTATAAGAAGGCTTATGGTGGGTAAAGAAGGAGAGCTGATAAGGCAAAGAGCAAAAGATTTGAAGGAGAAAATTGAATCCAGTATGAAGCAGGGTGGTTCTTCCTACAATTCCATGAATGATTTGGTGGACCTTATTTTGTCATTCTAA
- the LOC112164014 gene encoding uncharacterized protein LOC112164014 has product MESYFKRKSTHELTESSSAPKKVRMAYIQKGPCQPRDYKFPKKTLAGNSERRFNPAWFDEFPTWLEYSIEKDAAFCLCCYLFKPDIGEQTGSDAFVRKGFSNWKKKEGLQGHVGGPNSSHNKARINFEALLDQNQARSDCQTLLGASIDCVKFLMRQGLLFCGHDEYETSNDQGSVVGLLRFLYDHSTDIKAAA; this is encoded by the exons ATGGAGAGttatttcaaaagaaaatcaaCGCATGAGTTGACAGAGTCATCATCAGCTCCAAAGAAA GTTCGAATGGCATACATACAAAAAGGTCCTTGTCAGCCTCGAGACTATAAGTTTCCCAAGAAGACTCTGGCAGGAAACTCAGAAAGACGGTTCAATCCGGCTTGGTTTGATGAATTTCCTACTTGGTTGGAATATAGCATTGAGAAAGATGCTGCCTTTTGTCTCTGTTGTTATCTCTTCAAACCTGATATTGGAGAACAAACAGGCAGTGATGCATTCGTTCGCAAAGGGTTTTCGaattggaagaagaaagaaggttTACAAGGTCATGTTGGAGGACCTAATAGTTCCCACAACAAAGCTAGGATAAATTTTGAAGCCTTATTAGACCAAAACCAAGCTCGAAGTGATTGTCAAACACTTTTGGGTGCATCAATTGATTGTGTTAAGTTTCTTATGCGACAAGGTCTTCTATTCTGTGGACATGATGAATATGAAACTTCAAATGACCAAGGAAGTGTTGTTGGACTTTTGAGATTTCTATATGATCATAGTACAGATATAAAAGCTGCTGCATAA